The nucleotide sequence CTTGCCGCGCTTGGCCGCGATGAATTCCGGATCATGCATGTTGCGCAAACCGTTGATGGTCGCCCGCACCAGGTTGATCGGATTACGCGAGCCGTAGCTCTTGCACAGTACGTTGTTCACGCCCGCAACCTCGAACACCGCGCGCATGCCGCCGCCCGCAATCACACCGGTACCTTCCGAGGCCGGGCGCATGATGACCTTGCTGGAGCCGTGCTCGCCGACAATGGCGTGCTGCAGCGTGGAGCCTTCCTTGATCTGCACGCGCACCATGCTCTTGCGCGCGGCCTCCATCGCCTTGGCGATGGCGAGCGGCACTTCGCGGGCCTTGCCATAGCCATAGCCGACGCGACCCTCGCCGTCGCCGACTACGGTCAGCGCCGTGAAGCCGAACTGACGGCCGCCCTTGACCACCTTGGCCACGCGATTGACGGTGACCAGCTTTTCGAGCAGGTCGCCTTCGGTGCGTTGTTCGTTACGTGTTGCCATATCTCGTATCCGTTAGAACTGCAGGCCGTTTTCACGCGCGGCATCCGCCAGCGCCTTGATGCGACCGTGATAGGCAAAGCCCGAGCGATCGAAGGCGACCTCCTGAATGCCCGCGGCCCTGGCGCGCTCGGCGATCGTGCGACCGACCAGCTCGGCGGCTGACTTGTTGCCGCGATGACCCGCGACTTCGCCCCGCAGATCCTTGTCGACCGTCGAGGCCGACACCAAGGTCTGGCCGCCGTCCGGCGACACGATCTGTGCATAAATGTGCTGCGGCGTGCGATGCACCGACAGGCGGTGCGCGCCCAGCTTGCGCATGTGCATTCGGGCCCGGCGCGCACGCCGCAGACGAGAAACCGTTTTCTTGTGCATAACGATCCTGAATCCGTTGCTGTAGGCGAAAACGCGCTACTTCTTCTTGGCGTCTTTGCGGATGATTCGTTCGCCCGCATAGCGAATACCCTTGCCCTTGTAGGGCTCGGGCGGACGCCAGGCGCGAATCTCGGCCGCGGCCTGACCCACGACCTGCTTATCGGCACCCTTGAGTACGATTTCGGTCGCGCTCGGCGTTTCCACCGTCACGCCCGCGGGCACTTCGTAGACCACCGGGTGCGACAGGCCCAGCGAAAGATTCACTTTGCTGCCCTGGGCCTGGGCGCGATAACCGACGCCTTCGAGCTGCAGTTTGCGCTCGAAACCCTCAGTCACGCCGTGCACCATGTTGGCGACCGTCGCCCGCACCGTGCCGGCCATGGCCATGTTCGGCTGGCGACCGGTGGCCTGGGCTCGTGCCACGCCATCCGAAACTTCCAGATCCACACCCAGCGGCAGACGGAACGCGAGCTCGCCGCCCTTGCCCTTGACCGTGATATCGCGCCCATTGACGACACATTCGACGCCGCTGGGGATATTCACCGGCGCTTTGGCTACTCTCGACATCTTATTGCTCCTCGCCTGACCGGCTTTACGATACGTAGCAGAGGACTTCGCCGCCGTGGCCGGCCGCGCGGGCCGCCCGGTCGGACATCACGCCCTGCGACGTCGAGATGATCGAAATACCCAGGCCACCCACGACCTCGGGCACATCGTTCTTGTTGCAGTAAAGACGCAGCCCGGGCTTCGACGCACGCTCGATATACTCGATCACGCCGTGGCCCTGGAAGTACTTCAGGCCAATCCGCAACCGCGGCTTGCCGTCGACCTCGGCCGTTTCGTAGCCACTGATGTAGCCTTCATCCTCGAGCACCTTCGCAATCGCGAGCTTGAGCTTCGAGGAGGGCATTTCAACGCTTTCCTTGTCCGCCGACTGCCCGTTACGAATACGGGTCAGCATGTCGGCGATGGGGTCAGTCATACTCATGCGTACCGATACCTATTAACTGTGAACTACCAGGACGAGAGCACGAGGCCGGGCACTTCGCCCCGCATCGCAGCTTCGCGCAGCTTGTTACGGGACAGACCGAACTTGCGATAGACACCCTTCGGGCGCCCGGTCACTCGACAACGGCGCGTAACCCGGGTCGGGCTCGCGTCGCGCGGCAACGCCTGCAATTCCTGGGCAGCGGCATAACGTTCTTCGGGCGTGGCCTGCGGATCGTCGATCCGGGCCTTGATCGCCTGACGCTTGGCCGCGTACTTGGCTACGATCTTCATGCGCTTTTCATCACGCGCAATCATGCTTTTCTTCGCCATAATTATCTCCGGAAGGGGAAGTTGAACCCTTCAAGCAGGGCCCGCCCCTCTTCATCGCTCGACGCGGTGGTCGAGATCACGATATCCATGCCGCGCAGCGTGTCCACACGGTCGTAATCGATCTCGGGAAACACGATCTGCTCCTTGAGGCCGAGGCTGTAATTGCCCCGCCCGTCGAAGGAACGCGGATTCAGACCGCGAAAATCGCGGATACGCGGTAACGTCACGTTGACCAGGCGGTCTAGGAATTCATACATCCGGGCGCGGCGGAGCGTTACCTTGCAGCCGATGGGCCAGCCTTCGCGGATCTTGAACCCGGCGACCGACTTGCGGGCACGCGTCATCACCGGCTTCTGCCCGGCGATCTTTTCCATATCGCCCATCGCGGCCTCGATCACCTTGCGATCCGACACCGCTTCGCCCACGCCCATGTTCAGCGTGATCTTCGCAATCCGCGGCGCCGCCATGCGGCTGCTGTAGCCGAACTTCTCGACCAGCTCGCCGACAATGCGATCCCTGTAAACGGCCTTCAACCGCGGCGCAATTGTCTGTTCTGCGTTTTCCATGACTCGCCTACGCGTCCACTACTTCGCCGGAAGACTTGAAGAAGCGCACCTTGCGCCGGTCTTCACCTTCACCCAGCCATTTGAAACCAACACGCTCGCCTTTTTCGGTCTGCGGGTTGTACAGCATCACGTTCGACACGTGAAGTGGCATCTCCTTTTCCTCGATACCACCCTGTACACCCTGGTTGGGGTCCGGCTTGACATGCTTTTTAACCATGTTCAGGCCTTCGACCACCACTTTGCCGTTGTCGAGCACACGCGTGACGGTGCCGCGGCGGCCCCGGTCCTTACCGGCCACCACCATGACTTCGTCGCCCTTACGGATTTTGCTGGAGCTCATAGCACCTCCGGCGCAAGCGAAATGATGCGCATGAACTTGGCACGCAGTTCACGAGTCACCGGCCCGAAGATACGGGTCCCGACCGGCTCGTTGTTGGCGTTGAGCAGCACGGCGGCGTTGCTGTCGAAGCGGATGACCGAGCCATCCACACGACGCACGCCACGCTTGGTGCGCACCACGACCGCGTTCATCACATCGCCTTTTTTCACACGGCCACGCGGAATGGCATCCTTGACCGTGATCTTGATGATGTCGCCGACACGAGCATAGCGCCGGTGCGAACCGCCCAGCACCTTGATGCACTGGACGCGACGGGCACCGCTGTTGTCGGCTGCGCTGAGTTCCGATTCTGTCTGAATCATGACCTTGGCTATCCTGCAGTATCGAACTCGCCAGCCTTGTCTACGACACGGCTGAGCGACCACGATTTGTGACGAGAGATCGGGCGACCCTCACGAATCTCGACCCAGTCGCCGACATTGCAGACATTGTCTGCGTCGTGTGCCTTGAGTCGCGTGCTGCGCTTGACGTACTTGCCATACAGCGGATGCTGCATGCGCCGCTCGATCGACACCACGATGGTCTTGTCCATCGCGTTGCTGACCACGCGGCCCACGAGCGCGCGCTGGCGCTTTTCGCCTGCTTCGGGTTGCGTGTTGGTATCGCTCATCGGAGTTAACCCTGATTGCGTGCTTCGTTGAGCACGGTCTTGATACGGGCGATATCGCGCCGGATACGTCCGAACTGATGCGTCGCCGCCAGCTGACCGCTGCCCTGCTGCATGCGCAGGTTGAACTGCTCGCGCCGCAGCGCCACCAGTTCGTCGTTCAGCTCGTCAGCCGATTTCTGTCTCAGATCTGTCGCTTTCATGATCGCCTCTACATCACCTTGCGTTCGACGAACACGGTCTTGACCGGCAACTTGGAAGCGGCAAGCCGGAACGCTTCCTGCGCCACTTCACGCGAAACGCCTTCCATTTCGTAGAGCATGGAGCCGGGCTGGACCTTGGCGACCCAGAACTCGACATTGCCCTTGCCCTTGCCCATACGCACTTCGATGGGCTTCTTGGTTACCGGCTTGTCCGGAAACACGCGGATCCAGGTCTTGCCGCCACGCTTGATGTAGCGGGTCATGGCGCGACGTGCGGCCTCGATCTGCCGCGCCGTCAGCCGACCGCGCTCCACGGCCTTGAGGCCGAATTCGCCGAAGCTGACTTCGTTGCCACGCTGCGCCAGGCCGCGGTTACGACCTTTCTGCACTTTGCGGAACTTGACTCGCTTGGGTTGCAACATAACGCCTTACCCCGCTGCAGCGCCGGACTCGGCGCTTTCTTCGACTTTAGGCTCGGTGTCGAACACTTCGCCCTTGAAGATCCAGACCTTGACGCCGATGACACCGTACGTAGTCTTGGCTTCCGCCAGGCCATAATCGATGTCGGCGCGCAGCGTATGCAGCGGCACACGGCCGTCGCGGTACCACTCGGTACGCGCAATCTCGGCCCCGTTCAGCCTGCCCGCAACGTTCACGCGGATACCGCCAGCGCCCAGGCGCATGGCGTTGCCCACCGCGCGCTTCATGGCGCGGCGAAACATGATGCGACGCTCGAGCTGCTGCGCGATATTCTGCGCGACGAGATAGGCATCCAGCTCGGGACGCCGAATCTCTTCGACCGACAGATGCACCGGCACACCCATGCGTGCCGCGACCTCGGACCGCAGCTTGTCGATGTCCTCGCCCTTCTTGCCGATCACGATACCCGGCCGTGCGGTGTGAATCGTGATGCGAGCCGAACGGGCCGGACGGTCGATCTGAATACGACTGACCGACGCATGCGACAGCTTTTCGCGAATGAATTCGCGCACCGCCAGATCGGTGTTCAGCGCATCGGCGTAACCCTGACCCTCGGCGTACCAGCGCGAGCACCAC is from Salinisphaera sp. LB1 and encodes:
- the rpsE gene encoding 30S ribosomal protein S5, with the translated sequence MATRNEQRTEGDLLEKLVTVNRVAKVVKGGRQFGFTALTVVGDGEGRVGYGYGKAREVPLAIAKAMEAARKSMVRVQIKEGSTLQHAIVGEHGSSKVIMRPASEGTGVIAGGGMRAVFEVAGVNNVLCKSYGSRNPINLVRATINGLRNMHDPEFIAAKRGKSVEDITA
- the rplR gene encoding 50S ribosomal protein L18, with product MHKKTVSRLRRARRARMHMRKLGAHRLSVHRTPQHIYAQIVSPDGGQTLVSASTVDKDLRGEVAGHRGNKSAAELVGRTIAERARAAGIQEVAFDRSGFAYHGRIKALADAARENGLQF
- the rplF gene encoding 50S ribosomal protein L6, with the translated sequence MSRVAKAPVNIPSGVECVVNGRDITVKGKGGELAFRLPLGVDLEVSDGVARAQATGRQPNMAMAGTVRATVANMVHGVTEGFERKLQLEGVGYRAQAQGSKVNLSLGLSHPVVYEVPAGVTVETPSATEIVLKGADKQVVGQAAAEIRAWRPPEPYKGKGIRYAGERIIRKDAKKK
- the rpsH gene encoding 30S ribosomal protein S8, whose product is MSMTDPIADMLTRIRNGQSADKESVEMPSSKLKLAIAKVLEDEGYISGYETAEVDGKPRLRIGLKYFQGHGVIEYIERASKPGLRLYCNKNDVPEVVGGLGISIISTSQGVMSDRAARAAGHGGEVLCYVS
- the rpsN gene encoding 30S ribosomal protein S14, which gives rise to MAKKSMIARDEKRMKIVAKYAAKRQAIKARIDDPQATPEERYAAAQELQALPRDASPTRVTRRCRVTGRPKGVYRKFGLSRNKLREAAMRGEVPGLVLSSW
- the rplE gene encoding 50S ribosomal protein L5, which translates into the protein MENAEQTIAPRLKAVYRDRIVGELVEKFGYSSRMAAPRIAKITLNMGVGEAVSDRKVIEAAMGDMEKIAGQKPVMTRARKSVAGFKIREGWPIGCKVTLRRARMYEFLDRLVNVTLPRIRDFRGLNPRSFDGRGNYSLGLKEQIVFPEIDYDRVDTLRGMDIVISTTASSDEEGRALLEGFNFPFRR
- the rplX gene encoding 50S ribosomal protein L24 — encoded protein: MSSSKIRKGDEVMVVAGKDRGRRGTVTRVLDNGKVVVEGLNMVKKHVKPDPNQGVQGGIEEKEMPLHVSNVMLYNPQTEKGERVGFKWLGEGEDRRKVRFFKSSGEVVDA
- the rplN gene encoding 50S ribosomal protein L14 — translated: MIQTESELSAADNSGARRVQCIKVLGGSHRRYARVGDIIKITVKDAIPRGRVKKGDVMNAVVVRTKRGVRRVDGSVIRFDSNAAVLLNANNEPVGTRIFGPVTRELRAKFMRIISLAPEVL
- the rpsQ gene encoding 30S ribosomal protein S17, which produces MSDTNTQPEAGEKRQRALVGRVVSNAMDKTIVVSIERRMQHPLYGKYVKRSTRLKAHDADNVCNVGDWVEIREGRPISRHKSWSLSRVVDKAGEFDTAG
- the rpmC gene encoding 50S ribosomal protein L29; the protein is MKATDLRQKSADELNDELVALRREQFNLRMQQGSGQLAATHQFGRIRRDIARIKTVLNEARNQG
- the rplP gene encoding 50S ribosomal protein L16; translated protein: MLQPKRVKFRKVQKGRNRGLAQRGNEVSFGEFGLKAVERGRLTARQIEAARRAMTRYIKRGGKTWIRVFPDKPVTKKPIEVRMGKGKGNVEFWVAKVQPGSMLYEMEGVSREVAQEAFRLAASKLPVKTVFVERKVM
- the rpsC gene encoding 30S ribosomal protein S3, with product MGHKVHPVGFRLGITTEWCSRWYAEGQGYADALNTDLAVREFIREKLSHASVSRIQIDRPARSARITIHTARPGIVIGKKGEDIDKLRSEVAARMGVPVHLSVEEIRRPELDAYLVAQNIAQQLERRIMFRRAMKRAVGNAMRLGAGGIRVNVAGRLNGAEIARTEWYRDGRVPLHTLRADIDYGLAEAKTTYGVIGVKVWIFKGEVFDTEPKVEESAESGAAAG